One part of the Alligator mississippiensis isolate rAllMis1 chromosome 3, rAllMis1, whole genome shotgun sequence genome encodes these proteins:
- the LOC102566130 gene encoding cytochrome c oxidase subunit 6C-2 isoform X1: MRHRGACSVPGPSCGRTLRLLGDAAAAMSSLLPKPQMRGLLTRRLRFHAVGAFVFCFGSALIYKFGVAEPRKRAYTEYYKNHDPVASFEALREAGVFESVRPKGK, encoded by the exons ATGCGGCACAGAGGCGCCTGTTCCGTACCCGGCCCCAGCTGCGGAAGGACCTTGAGGTTGCTCGGAG ACGCCGCCGCCGCCATGTCGTCGCTGCTGCCCAAGCCGCAGATGAGGGGCCTCCTGACCAGGCGGCTCCGCTTCCACGCCGTGGGCGCCTTCGTGTTCTGCTTCGGCTCGGCCTTGATCTACAAG TTTGGTGTGGCTGAGCCCAGAAAGCGAGCATATACCGAATACTATAAAAACCATGACCCCGTAGCGAGCTTTGAGGCTTTGAGGGAAGCTGGTGTCTTTGAGAGTGTACGGCCGAAGGGAAAATAA
- the LOC102566130 gene encoding cytochrome c oxidase subunit 6C-2 isoform X2: MSSLLPKPQMRGLLTRRLRFHAVGAFVFCFGSALIYKFGVAEPRKRAYTEYYKNHDPVASFEALREAGVFESVRPKGK, encoded by the exons ATGTCGTCGCTGCTGCCCAAGCCGCAGATGAGGGGCCTCCTGACCAGGCGGCTCCGCTTCCACGCCGTGGGCGCCTTCGTGTTCTGCTTCGGCTCGGCCTTGATCTACAAG TTTGGTGTGGCTGAGCCCAGAAAGCGAGCATATACCGAATACTATAAAAACCATGACCCCGTAGCGAGCTTTGAGGCTTTGAGGGAAGCTGGTGTCTTTGAGAGTGTACGGCCGAAGGGAAAATAA